The Styela clava chromosome 2, kaStyClav1.hap1.2, whole genome shotgun sequence genome contains a region encoding:
- the LOC144411854 gene encoding carnitine O-palmitoyltransferase 1, liver isoform-like, translated as MSPDAFIQLSLQLAHIRDKGHFSLTYEASMTRLFREGRTETVRSCTTESCAFVRAMKDPEQTNEDRIALLKKATERHVSGYKEAMTARLLCYLETFSYPQFELSTYKPLANALWKCKKNFLCNIHSNFSQLETLFRPSR; from the exons ATGTCTCCTGATGCTTTTATCCAATTGTCCCTTCAACTTGCACATATCAGG GACAAAGGTCATTTCAGTTTGACTTACGAAGCCTCGATGACCAGATTGTTCCGAGAAGGGAGGACCGAGACTGTTCGTTCATGCACGACTGAATCCTGCGCTTTTGTTCGGGCCATGAAAGATCCAGAACAAACT AATGAAGACAGAATTGCTCTTTTGAAGAAAGCTACAGAACGCCATGTATCAGGATATAAGGAGGCCATGACTGCTAGGTTATTGTGTTATTTAGAAACATTTTCTTACCCTCAATTTGAACTCAGTACCTACAAGCCACTGGCTAACGCACTttggaaatgtaaaaaaaactttttgtgtaacatacatagcaatttttcgcagcttgaaacgctttttagaccctcaagataA